From a single Lewinella sp. LCG006 genomic region:
- a CDS encoding ABC transporter ATP-binding protein, translating to MKSFWRLIRYLGRYQSLVVAAIGCNILTAVFTVISIPMLIPFFQILFDRTEMAVAAPSRPLGFSNVTEHLNYQFTQLINTQGQETALAYVCVAIVVVYLLRNLFRYLALYFMAPVRNGVIRDLRDEMFEQVLTLPLSYFGEERKGDLLSRLTSDVQEVESSILNMLEVVFREPLIITGALAFMIYVSPGLTVFVFLLIIFTGVVIGGLGKRLKRTSTQVQDRLGHLLSLVEEGLGGLRIIKGFAAEDYQRKKFSNANNDYRNLLTKLLRRRDLASPLSEFLGIATVAALLWYGSRQVFSGVLDAETFITFIFAFYNVIDPAKNIAKATSNIQRGIGAFERIERLLDAVNNLPEAPDAKSISTFNEGISYRQVGFRYRDVEGPVLQNINLDIDKGKVIALVGASGAGKSTLVDLLPRFYDVTEGGIFIDGIDVRQLRRRELRRLLGIVSQEAILFNDTIYNNIVFGLEGVSQQAVEEAARIANAHEFIIATENGYGTNIGDRGNKLSGGQRQRLTIARAILRNPPILILDEATSALDSESERLVQDALTKLMQGRTAVVIAHRLSTIQHADEIIVMREGRIVERGTHLGLLEQDGEYRKLVALQGLE from the coding sequence ATGAAAAGTTTCTGGCGTTTAATTCGTTATTTAGGGCGCTACCAATCTTTGGTGGTAGCTGCCATTGGGTGCAATATCCTTACCGCAGTTTTTACGGTCATTAGCATCCCGATGCTGATTCCCTTTTTTCAGATCTTGTTCGACCGGACGGAGATGGCCGTAGCGGCACCATCCAGGCCGCTGGGTTTTAGCAATGTCACCGAACATCTCAATTATCAGTTTACTCAATTGATCAATACCCAGGGGCAGGAGACTGCGCTGGCTTACGTCTGTGTAGCCATTGTGGTGGTCTATCTTCTTCGCAATCTCTTCAGGTATTTGGCACTGTATTTTATGGCACCCGTTCGCAATGGTGTGATTCGTGACCTCCGCGATGAAATGTTTGAGCAAGTGCTGACTTTACCGCTGTCTTACTTTGGCGAAGAACGCAAGGGGGATCTGCTGTCGCGCCTTACCAGTGATGTGCAAGAAGTAGAATCATCGATTTTGAATATGCTGGAAGTGGTTTTCCGAGAGCCGCTCATCATTACGGGGGCGCTGGCCTTTATGATCTACGTAAGTCCCGGATTGACGGTGTTTGTATTTCTTTTGATCATCTTCACAGGGGTGGTGATTGGTGGCCTGGGTAAGCGCCTCAAGCGCACCTCTACGCAGGTGCAGGATCGTTTAGGCCATCTACTGAGCTTGGTGGAAGAAGGTCTGGGGGGATTGCGAATTATCAAAGGTTTTGCGGCGGAAGATTACCAACGCAAGAAATTTTCTAACGCCAATAATGACTACCGCAACCTACTGACCAAGCTGTTGCGTCGGAGAGACCTCGCCTCGCCACTGTCAGAATTTTTGGGCATTGCTACTGTAGCCGCCTTGCTTTGGTACGGTTCCCGGCAGGTGTTCAGTGGCGTATTGGATGCGGAAACCTTTATCACCTTCATTTTTGCGTTCTACAATGTTATCGACCCCGCTAAAAATATCGCCAAAGCCACTTCCAATATCCAACGCGGCATTGGTGCTTTTGAGCGCATTGAAAGGCTGCTGGATGCCGTGAACAACCTACCCGAAGCACCCGACGCCAAGTCGATCAGCACCTTCAACGAAGGAATCAGCTACCGGCAAGTAGGTTTTCGTTACCGCGATGTAGAAGGCCCCGTCCTGCAAAATATCAACCTGGACATCGACAAAGGCAAGGTTATTGCACTGGTTGGAGCCTCCGGTGCAGGCAAGAGTACCCTGGTAGATCTGCTCCCGCGCTTCTACGACGTTACCGAAGGCGGTATTTTCATCGACGGGATCGATGTGCGCCAGTTGCGTCGGCGTGAACTACGCAGACTACTGGGCATCGTTAGCCAGGAGGCCATCCTCTTCAATGACACTATTTACAATAATATCGTTTTTGGTCTGGAGGGAGTGAGCCAACAAGCGGTGGAAGAAGCCGCCCGTATTGCCAATGCCCACGAGTTTATCATAGCTACCGAAAATGGCTACGGTACCAATATCGGCGACCGGGGCAACAAGCTCTCCGGTGGTCAGCGGCAGCGCCTCACCATCGCGCGAGCTATATTACGCAACCCGCCCATCCTGATCCTCGACGAAGCAACTTCTGCACTCGACTCCGAAAGTGAGCGACTGGTACAGGATGCCCTGACAAAACTGATGCAGGGCCGTACGGCGGTAGTGATCGCCCACCGCCTGAGCACCATCCAGCACGCCGATGAGATCATCGTCATGCGCGAAGGCCGGATCGTCGAACGAGGTACCCACCTGGGTTTATTAGAGCAAGATGGGGAATACCGGAAGTTGGTAGCCTTGCAGGGTTTGGAGTAG
- a CDS encoding head GIN domain-containing protein: MKYLLFVFLLATQITYAQETRQIGPFSGLIVSGKLEVYLEQGETDQVIIESTDYPEGELNISLKGSTLKLSLVDGWIKGDRRLRLRVQYRSLDEIRVLAGAALSSREVITADRLELKAGSGAEVELELEVHTLESSATEGASVELSGKVKNQYATANTGGEYDASRLASDHTEVKSNTGGLARVVANEHLDAVANTGGRIQYSGDPQEKYTRSNLAGEIRGY, encoded by the coding sequence ATGAAATACCTACTGTTTGTTTTTCTGTTGGCAACCCAAATTACTTACGCACAAGAAACGCGCCAGATTGGGCCTTTCAGTGGGTTGATAGTGAGTGGAAAACTGGAAGTTTACCTGGAGCAAGGCGAAACCGATCAGGTAATTATTGAAAGCACAGACTATCCCGAAGGAGAACTCAATATCAGCCTCAAAGGCAGTACCCTCAAGTTGAGTTTGGTAGACGGTTGGATCAAAGGCGACCGCCGTCTGCGTTTGCGTGTGCAGTACCGTAGTCTTGACGAAATTCGGGTGCTTGCGGGTGCTGCCCTAAGTAGCCGGGAAGTGATTACGGCTGATCGGTTGGAGCTCAAAGCCGGAAGTGGCGCGGAAGTAGAATTGGAGTTAGAAGTGCATACCCTTGAGTCTTCTGCTACCGAAGGCGCCAGTGTAGAACTGTCGGGAAAAGTTAAAAACCAGTATGCCACCGCCAACACAGGTGGAGAATACGATGCGTCTCGCCTAGCTTCGGATCATACCGAGGTGAAATCCAATACCGGTGGTTTAGCCCGCGTAGTCGCCAACGAACACCTGGATGCCGTAGCAAACACGGGTGGGCGTATCCAATATTCCGGCGATCCTCAAGAAAAGTATACACGCAGTAACTTAGCTGGGGAGATCAGAGGATATTAG
- a CDS encoding NUDIX domain-containing protein — protein MIHNYDKEDKVLLAVDCIIFGFDDEDLKVLLIKRDFEPEKGKWSLEGGFLKHSETLEEAARRILNLYTGLDNIYMEQVATFSKIDRDPVDRTVSTAYYALINIQQHSEKLIKQFSANWFSVSKAPKLIFDHDQMIDTAIKKLRTRAKTKPIGFELLPEKFTMRQLQKLYEAIFDIKLDKRNFINKIRSLDVIDRLDEKDMSSSRKGSYLYQFNAEKYEKRDDNQFVLNLI, from the coding sequence TTGATCCACAATTACGACAAAGAAGACAAGGTCCTACTAGCCGTGGATTGCATCATCTTTGGTTTCGACGACGAAGACTTGAAAGTACTTTTGATCAAACGTGACTTTGAGCCGGAAAAGGGGAAATGGTCGCTGGAAGGAGGATTCCTCAAGCACTCGGAAACATTAGAAGAAGCTGCCCGGCGAATTCTCAACCTTTATACCGGACTGGATAATATTTACATGGAACAGGTCGCTACTTTCAGTAAGATTGATCGGGACCCTGTAGATCGAACCGTTTCTACAGCTTACTATGCATTGATCAATATTCAGCAGCACAGCGAAAAATTAATCAAACAATTTTCGGCGAATTGGTTTAGTGTATCCAAAGCACCAAAGCTTATCTTTGATCATGATCAAATGATTGATACCGCGATCAAAAAGCTGAGAACCCGAGCCAAAACCAAACCCATTGGATTTGAGCTTCTGCCGGAGAAATTTACCATGCGGCAACTGCAAAAGCTCTACGAAGCAATTTTTGACATCAAACTGGATAAACGAAATTTCATCAATAAAATTCGTTCGCTGGACGTCATAGATCGCTTGGACGAAAAGGACATGAGCTCCTCCAGGAAGGGGTCTTATCTGTACCAGTTTAATGCTGAAAAATATGAGAAAAGAGACGACAATCAGTTTGTCTTGAACCTTATTTAG
- a CDS encoding FtsX-like permease family protein: protein MNLPLKIARRYLFARRSTNAINIITGIAVFGVAVGTAALILILSVFNGFEDLFLTLYNSFNPDVTVTPAKGKTFAADTVMLEQLYALEGVAVISQTLEEKALFEYKDNRDFGLLKGVDEFYKQVTGIDSTVREGFYDLEEEGGNKAVIGQGIRNRLGIDVDDPFNPLTIYWPKRKKAGPFDTRPFKSVQVQPVGTFLVQQDFENQYVLTSIKLARELLERPDACTSLEIDLKDGFEIASIYDAIRTIVGPEMEVKNRYEQEASFLRLMRVEKWLSFAIVGLMMLLVSFNLIGALWMIVLEKQPDIAILKSMGMTEQGVYRLFLYEGLLMCGAGILIGFILATVIYILQVTVGIITLPGGMLIDAYPVSLRWFDFPLVALTVGTIGALASILPALRARRVSAIIKAE, encoded by the coding sequence ATGAATTTACCCCTCAAAATAGCGCGCCGTTATCTTTTTGCTCGGCGTTCCACCAATGCGATCAATATCATTACTGGTATTGCGGTTTTTGGCGTAGCTGTTGGTACGGCGGCCCTGATTCTTATCCTCTCGGTTTTTAATGGGTTTGAAGACTTGTTCCTAACCCTCTACAACAGCTTCAACCCTGATGTGACGGTCACGCCCGCCAAGGGCAAAACCTTCGCTGCCGATACCGTGATGCTGGAGCAACTCTATGCGCTCGAAGGCGTAGCCGTGATCTCGCAAACCCTGGAAGAAAAAGCCCTCTTTGAGTACAAAGACAACCGCGATTTTGGCCTGCTCAAAGGGGTCGACGAATTCTACAAGCAGGTCACGGGCATCGACTCCACCGTGAGGGAAGGGTTTTATGACCTGGAAGAAGAAGGCGGCAATAAGGCCGTCATCGGGCAAGGTATCCGCAACCGGCTGGGCATTGATGTCGATGATCCTTTCAACCCACTCACCATCTACTGGCCCAAACGCAAGAAGGCTGGCCCTTTCGATACCCGCCCATTCAAGTCGGTTCAGGTGCAGCCAGTCGGTACTTTTTTGGTACAGCAAGATTTTGAAAACCAGTACGTACTTACTTCCATCAAGCTGGCGCGGGAATTGCTGGAACGGCCCGATGCCTGTACCTCGCTAGAGATAGACCTCAAAGACGGTTTTGAAATTGCCAGCATTTACGATGCCATTCGTACCATCGTAGGCCCGGAGATGGAAGTCAAAAACCGCTACGAACAGGAAGCCTCCTTCCTGCGGCTGATGCGGGTAGAAAAGTGGCTCAGCTTTGCCATCGTTGGCTTGATGATGCTCTTGGTAAGTTTCAACCTGATCGGCGCACTGTGGATGATTGTGCTCGAAAAACAGCCCGATATTGCTATCCTGAAATCCATGGGTATGACCGAACAAGGAGTTTACCGCCTCTTCCTCTACGAAGGCCTGCTCATGTGTGGTGCCGGCATTCTCATCGGTTTTATCCTCGCTACGGTCATTTACATCCTGCAAGTGACGGTAGGTATTATCACCCTGCCCGGAGGTATGCTCATCGATGCTTACCCCGTGAGCTTGCGTTGGTTTGATTTCCCCCTCGTGGCACTTACCGTTGGTACCATTGGTGCCTTGGCTTCCATTTTACCCGCACTAAGAGCGCGCCGGGTATCTGCGATCATTAAGGCGGAGTAA
- a CDS encoding IS1634 family transposase produces MLIKAEPVGDLPAISRLLQSTGLSQRVDKHYPTHHLWQGTSIGKTLEAFLVYILSENDHRLYNVEDWALGLERTLSWLLDEADFQAAYLSDDRLGSLLDYLSKDDERWMSFQRDHNQSLIRFYDLDNGTDQGPLDTVRIDSTTAQSHRETEGIFQLGHNATGLALPQVKLMLLAIDKANLPLALNVVAGQNSDDKLYVPALEQAWEQGLKSKGVLVVGDRKLCNQYNMCFIADSGNYYLGPLAQRQYSREELMQAREWIEQQQEPAERVMRQAAGSKDSQAIALVKELPAREIISADGTIHTQRLFGVCSLNLRKRQVAQLEQRCQTACQEVRLRFTRNRGRKTIKSVEEAERTINKILDKHKVAHLYSWKITLSQDPAEPCSVELTLDEQQNNIEQQLAGWRVMATNAPSDRLSACEVVLCYWEEYRIEQHFHLLLTKCTSLTPIFLKKENRIQAMLRILMLALQYYNLWQYTIRQTLKSEQNSYLTNLVPGNPGRKVERPTTSLVLSAFRSVQMIYIMTDDHKASVHLQGIEEHHLRLLKMMRLPTDIYRHPWEA; encoded by the coding sequence ATGCTGATCAAAGCAGAGCCTGTAGGCGATCTACCGGCGATTAGTCGCCTACTCCAATCGACCGGTTTGTCCCAGCGCGTGGACAAGCACTATCCTACTCATCATTTGTGGCAGGGAACCAGTATTGGCAAGACATTGGAGGCTTTTCTGGTCTATATTCTGAGCGAGAACGATCATCGACTGTACAACGTAGAAGACTGGGCTTTGGGCTTGGAGCGCACGTTGAGTTGGCTTTTGGATGAAGCTGATTTTCAGGCTGCTTATCTCAGTGATGACCGTTTGGGTAGTCTGCTGGACTACCTGTCTAAGGACGATGAGCGCTGGATGTCCTTTCAGCGCGATCATAACCAATCGCTAATTCGGTTTTACGATCTGGACAACGGTACTGATCAAGGTCCCCTTGATACGGTGCGTATCGACAGTACCACGGCTCAAAGTCATCGAGAAACAGAAGGCATTTTTCAGTTGGGGCATAATGCCACGGGTTTGGCCCTACCTCAGGTAAAATTGATGCTACTGGCTATAGACAAAGCCAACCTGCCACTGGCTCTGAACGTGGTAGCAGGGCAAAACAGTGACGACAAGCTTTACGTGCCAGCCTTGGAACAGGCCTGGGAACAAGGTCTCAAGTCCAAAGGAGTACTGGTAGTGGGAGACCGCAAGCTGTGTAATCAGTACAATATGTGTTTCATTGCTGACAGCGGCAACTACTACTTGGGCCCATTGGCTCAACGACAATACTCACGAGAGGAATTAATGCAAGCCCGTGAGTGGATTGAGCAACAACAAGAGCCCGCCGAACGCGTAATGCGTCAGGCGGCGGGAAGTAAGGATTCACAAGCCATCGCGCTGGTTAAAGAGCTGCCCGCACGTGAAATCATCTCCGCTGACGGCACGATTCACACCCAAAGGCTATTCGGGGTATGTAGCTTGAATCTACGCAAGCGCCAAGTTGCCCAACTAGAGCAACGCTGCCAGACCGCTTGCCAGGAGGTCAGACTGCGCTTCACGCGCAACCGAGGTCGTAAAACGATCAAGTCGGTAGAGGAAGCTGAACGAACCATCAACAAGATACTGGACAAGCACAAAGTCGCTCACCTATACAGCTGGAAGATCACACTATCTCAGGACCCGGCCGAACCTTGCAGTGTGGAACTTACACTGGACGAGCAGCAAAACAACATCGAACAGCAACTGGCCGGATGGCGCGTGATGGCCACTAACGCTCCTTCGGATAGACTCTCGGCTTGCGAGGTGGTACTTTGTTACTGGGAGGAGTATCGTATCGAGCAGCATTTTCATTTGCTGTTGACCAAATGCACCTCGCTTACGCCAATCTTCCTGAAAAAAGAAAATCGCATCCAAGCCATGTTGCGCATACTAATGCTGGCTCTACAGTACTATAATCTGTGGCAATACACCATCCGCCAAACACTGAAAAGCGAACAAAACAGCTATCTTACCAATCTGGTGCCCGGCAATCCCGGCCGCAAAGTTGAGCGACCTACCACATCGCTGGTCTTAAGCGCGTTCCGAAGCGTCCAGATGATCTACATAATGACTGATGATCACAAAGCCAGCGTACACTTGCAGGGCATCGAAGAACATCACCTGAGGTTGCTTAAGATGATGCGATTGCCAACAGATATTTATCGTCATCCATGGGAGGCGTGA